A genomic stretch from Pseudomonadota bacterium includes:
- a CDS encoding CHAT domain-containing protein — protein MRRVTQLLCTIRQSTDGARYEFLVRDPSRASITVSNERAVLASDTSRIQRSIETFRQALQPSKWNAAGNDERLRALTQVGDEIASYLLPQPVYNLLADPTLEGSLLTLETNETHIPWEVARIEGRWLWERFLVARQQIFEARRDGSPGALLAGRRDASRPSLRMLVVADPEDALPTARREAEQIAEMYAGKPGWEVEMLCGSKATCGELVDRLQSRPFDLLHLACTATYDTREPSQSRIFLADEPLPARRLGDVRFAARPRLVFMNACQAGREEGDRPLVARTSGWGRLFLALGAEAVVGPLWDVRDAAALRLSGAFHAALLEGRGVAEALRRGRTACAGSDDPYLTTHAYVIYGNPALTLIPAPSQEAATQSWTPTVRFHLRVREGPHQGKTVPFLPKTMLEGRRIPIGSVGARRNDLDFGDASLANEEAAFIYAAGAYHLLNESGAETTRVDGTPVARGERVRLQGGSVIALGASTIDFVAGAPSDSRTPQAVIEVTAGPSAGQRFSLPPQSADIGRAVDCAVRLDDAAVSRRHATIKMADATWELVPRSTNPTLVNGIAIDGPRPLEHGDEIQVSGDSVLRFVLPGR, from the coding sequence TCCGTCGCGCGCCTCCATCACCGTCTCGAACGAGCGCGCCGTTCTCGCCTCCGACACGAGTCGCATCCAGCGCTCCATCGAGACGTTCCGTCAGGCCCTTCAGCCGTCGAAGTGGAACGCGGCCGGCAACGACGAGCGCCTGCGCGCGCTGACACAGGTGGGTGACGAGATCGCATCGTACCTGCTGCCCCAGCCCGTGTACAACCTGCTGGCCGACCCTACCCTCGAGGGCAGCCTGCTCACCCTCGAAACCAATGAGACCCACATTCCGTGGGAGGTGGCCCGCATCGAGGGGCGCTGGTTGTGGGAGCGCTTCCTGGTGGCGCGCCAGCAGATCTTCGAGGCCCGCCGGGATGGCTCGCCCGGCGCCCTGCTGGCGGGGCGTCGAGACGCATCGCGACCATCGCTGCGCATGCTCGTCGTGGCCGATCCGGAAGACGCCCTGCCCACCGCAAGACGCGAAGCCGAGCAGATCGCCGAGATGTACGCGGGCAAGCCCGGCTGGGAGGTGGAGATGCTCTGCGGAAGCAAGGCCACCTGCGGTGAGCTCGTCGATCGCCTCCAGAGCCGCCCCTTCGATCTGCTCCACCTGGCCTGCACCGCCACCTACGACACCCGCGAGCCGTCGCAGAGCCGCATCTTTCTCGCCGACGAGCCGCTTCCGGCCCGACGCCTGGGCGATGTGCGCTTCGCGGCGCGGCCACGTCTCGTCTTCATGAACGCGTGCCAGGCCGGGCGCGAGGAGGGCGATCGTCCGCTGGTGGCACGCACCAGCGGCTGGGGACGCCTCTTCCTGGCGCTGGGCGCCGAAGCCGTTGTGGGGCCCTTGTGGGACGTGCGCGACGCCGCCGCGCTTCGTCTCTCCGGCGCGTTCCACGCCGCGCTCCTCGAAGGGCGCGGCGTGGCCGAGGCGCTGCGCAGGGGGCGCACCGCCTGCGCGGGCAGCGATGACCCGTACCTCACCACGCACGCCTACGTGATCTACGGCAACCCGGCGCTCACCCTCATTCCCGCGCCATCACAAGAAGCCGCCACCCAGTCGTGGACCCCCACCGTGCGCTTCCATCTGCGCGTGCGTGAGGGCCCCCACCAGGGCAAGACCGTGCCGTTCCTCCCCAAGACCATGCTCGAGGGGCGGCGCATCCCCATCGGCTCGGTGGGTGCGCGCCGCAACGATCTCGATTTCGGTGACGCCAGCCTGGCCAACGAAGAGGCCGCCTTCATCTACGCCGCGGGGGCCTACCACCTGCTCAACGAGTCCGGCGCAGAGACCACCCGTGTCGATGGCACACCCGTGGCGCGCGGCGAGCGCGTTCGTCTGCAAGGCGGATCGGTCATCGCGCTGGGCGCGAGCACCATCGACTTCGTCGCGGGCGCCCCCAGCGATAGCCGTACGCCCCAGGCCGTCATCGAGGTGACTGCAGGCCCAAGCGCCGGGCAGCGCTTCTCCCTCCCTCCCCAGAGCGCCGACATCGGCCGCGCAGTCGATTGCGCGGTGCGTCTCGACGACGCGGCCGTCTCACGACGCCACGCCACCATCAAGATGGCCGACGCCACGTGGGAGCTCGTGCCGCGCAGCACCAACCCCACGCTGGTGAACGGCATCGCCATCGATGGCCCCCGACCGCTCGAGCACGGCGACGAGATCCAGGTGAGCGGCGACAGCGTTCTTCGCTTCGTTCTTCCCGGGCGCTGA